One region of Pseudoalteromonas piscicida genomic DNA includes:
- a CDS encoding lipase secretion chaperone — protein sequence MKKWGLLLIILTMLSLVYIESEQQETPRHVPRFAVISEQQNDAHKVPQPTKNVSASVHCEPINKQHKNQIDDWLFELQNNNQAEQWQAYLEFLPQCLHEVAGLYVQFKQALIDVDTHLNLQERVELLHALQRQFFTDEVIAVWFEDDNAWDTQALTRWQILSDASISESQKQQLIETHISGLPKREQVLFHTSAQLHTLNANWQQKHYNELSAEYGDEAATRILEVQKQQKHWQQKLQSFMLQKQNILAELGDSQIAKEKVESLLKQTFTENEQKRVAVLVE from the coding sequence ATGAAAAAGTGGGGCCTTTTGCTAATCATTTTGACTATGCTGTCGCTGGTTTATATCGAGAGTGAACAGCAAGAGACGCCGCGTCATGTTCCCCGGTTCGCGGTGATATCTGAGCAGCAAAATGATGCGCATAAGGTCCCACAACCCACAAAGAATGTATCTGCAAGCGTACATTGTGAGCCGATTAATAAACAGCATAAGAACCAAATCGACGATTGGCTTTTTGAGCTACAAAACAATAACCAAGCCGAGCAGTGGCAAGCTTATCTGGAATTCTTACCACAATGCCTTCACGAAGTTGCTGGTCTCTACGTGCAATTTAAGCAGGCCTTAATTGACGTGGATACGCATCTTAATCTACAAGAACGCGTTGAGCTGCTACACGCACTGCAGCGGCAATTTTTTACGGATGAAGTGATCGCAGTTTGGTTTGAAGATGATAATGCTTGGGATACGCAAGCTTTGACCCGCTGGCAAATTTTGTCAGATGCATCTATATCTGAGTCGCAAAAGCAACAATTAATTGAAACGCATATCAGTGGGCTCCCAAAGCGCGAACAAGTGTTATTTCATACCTCAGCCCAGTTACACACCCTAAACGCAAATTGGCAGCAAAAACACTATAACGAACTAAGTGCTGAATACGGCGATGAAGCCGCAACTCGTATACTTGAAGTCCAGAAGCAGCAAAAGCATTGGCAGCAAAAACTACAAAGTTTTATGCTGCAAAAGCAAAATATTCTAGCCGAGCTTGGTGATAGCCAAATCGCAAAAGAAAAAGTCGAGTCACTACTCAAACAAACCTTTACGGAGAACGAGCAAAAGCGAGTTGCTGTATTGGTTGAGTGA
- a CDS encoding LysR family transcriptional regulator yields the protein MRIILYGDGMGVPELNLRSIDLNLLTILEKVLIHKHISQAAQALNMSQPAVSRALMRLRKQFADPLLVKVKNEYRLTAKGERLRSELELSLTTIRHMLVDDEFDPMQYSGVFTIGALDFEMMMIVPKLLARFQQRAPNLKLQIVSYNSFIPLHDYLEKVADLLLYSTDETPTNVFKQRLFNENYAIVMCCQHKWAHQPMTLARYCQSRHLIISGNGLCKTDMDHELKRLDAQREVVASLPHFSMVPELLINTDLIATLPKRLVTHLSRRYDITVADLPFHTADFQVEQFWHLIHHNSPIHQWVRQEIKSLVDEEIGEAV from the coding sequence TTGCGCATAATTTTATACGGTGATGGTATGGGTGTACCTGAGTTGAATCTACGTAGTATTGACCTAAATCTGTTAACGATCTTAGAGAAGGTGTTGATCCACAAGCATATTAGTCAAGCCGCTCAAGCATTAAACATGAGCCAGCCTGCAGTGAGCCGAGCCCTGATGCGCTTGCGAAAGCAATTTGCTGATCCATTGTTGGTAAAGGTGAAAAATGAGTACCGTTTAACTGCAAAAGGCGAGCGCCTTCGTAGCGAACTAGAACTATCACTCACTACTATTCGTCACATGTTGGTAGATGACGAGTTTGACCCCATGCAATACTCAGGCGTGTTCACTATAGGGGCACTGGATTTCGAAATGATGATGATTGTGCCGAAATTGTTGGCGCGTTTTCAACAGCGTGCTCCAAATTTGAAATTACAAATTGTGTCTTACAACTCGTTTATACCGCTTCATGACTACTTGGAAAAGGTGGCGGATTTATTACTGTACTCCACAGATGAGACACCCACTAACGTATTTAAACAACGCCTATTTAATGAAAATTATGCCATAGTAATGTGTTGTCAGCATAAATGGGCTCATCAGCCTATGACGTTAGCGCGCTATTGCCAGAGCCGACATCTCATCATTTCTGGTAATGGCTTGTGCAAAACGGATATGGATCATGAGCTAAAAAGGTTGGATGCTCAGCGGGAAGTAGTGGCATCTTTACCACATTTTTCGATGGTGCCGGAGTTATTGATTAACACGGATCTGATTGCCACATTACCAAAACGTCTGGTCACTCATTTAAGTAGACGTTATGACATCACGGTGGCCGATTTACCGTTTCACACTGCCGATTTTCAAGTTGAACAATTTTGGCATCTCATTCATCACAATAGTCCAATCCACCAGTGGGTGAGGCAGGAAATAAAAAGCTTGGTGGATGAAGAAATCGGTGAAGCGGTGTAA
- a CDS encoding MBL fold metallo-hydrolase has translation MQKLGRNTYWIGVNYYNATVVVSKDSVLLIDPLGDGRIDALFRGIQSITNKPITAIMYSHYHLDHVGGGNQLIDLIKKNYPRVGRVRVIASQTVADKINLHAELNENGVITPKVPAPNEVYDLKKARTVKFGSIRLKMMAPEGSGHTPDNTMILIPSDRVLHFADMINPDQLPFYNFAGAEDFHGYEVDLQNLLRKPLSKHWNFINGGHGNIGSKKDVKDLLEYIADVRTEVGKQLEVAPYTPIFSDGNHFIWFKRWQEEIVNNVHTELANKYGHMYGFDSGVVETHAAIILADMIDH, from the coding sequence GTGCAAAAGTTGGGCAGGAACACCTACTGGATTGGAGTAAATTACTACAATGCTACCGTTGTGGTGTCCAAAGACTCGGTGTTGCTGATTGACCCTCTTGGTGATGGCCGTATTGATGCACTTTTTCGAGGAATTCAATCCATCACCAATAAGCCGATCACTGCCATTATGTATTCTCATTATCACCTAGATCATGTAGGTGGAGGTAATCAACTTATTGACTTAATTAAGAAAAATTACCCAAGGGTGGGGCGTGTCCGTGTTATCGCTAGTCAAACCGTTGCTGACAAGATCAACCTTCACGCTGAATTGAACGAAAACGGTGTGATAACCCCTAAAGTTCCAGCACCAAATGAAGTGTACGATTTGAAAAAGGCTAGAACGGTCAAATTTGGCTCAATAAGGCTGAAGATGATGGCACCAGAAGGTTCTGGTCACACACCGGATAACACGATGATTCTAATTCCAAGCGATCGCGTGCTGCATTTCGCTGACATGATTAACCCTGATCAGCTGCCGTTTTACAATTTTGCGGGAGCGGAAGATTTCCATGGTTACGAAGTGGATCTACAAAATCTTCTGAGGAAACCGCTCAGTAAGCACTGGAACTTTATTAATGGCGGTCATGGCAATATAGGTTCAAAAAAGGACGTAAAAGATCTGCTGGAGTACATTGCTGATGTTAGAACTGAAGTCGGTAAACAATTAGAAGTTGCACCCTACACCCCAATTTTTAGTGACGGCAACCACTTCATTTGGTTCAAACGCTGGCAAGAAGAGATCGTCAACAATGTGCATACCGAACTAGCGAATAAATATGGGCATATGTATGGTTTCGATTCAGGTGTGGTGGAAACCCACGCAGCCATCATTTTGGCTGATATGATTGACCATTAA
- the katG gene encoding catalase/peroxidase HPI, whose amino-acid sequence MNRKSRTMLSAVALAVTTTLSAPSFAAMSEAKTNQFWWPEQLNLSPLRQHSPESNPYGANFDYAAEFSKLDLKQVKKDIEQTLTDSQDWWPADWGHYGPFMIRMAWHSAGVYRVHDGRGGSAGGQQRFDPLNSWPDNANLDKARRLLWPIKQKYGRSLSWADLMVLAGNVALESMGFKTFGFAGGRQDDWEPDLVYWGPEDAFLKDERRDKKGKLKGPLAAVEMGLIYVNPEGPHGKPDPLLAAKDIRMSFGRMAMNDEEVVALIAGGHTFGKAHGAKKPSDCVGKEPAAAEIEAQGLGWKNKCGTGKGADTTTSGLEGAWTVTPTQWSTNYLDNLMNFNWVMTKSPAGATQWIPDNKAAANLVPDAHIEGKRHAPIMFTTDLALKFDPEYRKVIERFRKDPKQYELAFAKAWFKLTHRDMGPRARYVGSEVPSEVLTWQDPIPKADYKMIDNKDINALKKSILNSGLTKQELIRTAWSAASSHRVTDMRGGANGGRLRLEPQISWEINNPDEVNKVLATLTDIQTRFNKRAGKKAVSIADLIVLGGSAAVEKAANDAGYKVNVAFKPGRTDASQAQTDVLSFSYLEPKADAFRNYYSDEAFMSPTEMLVDKANMLDLSVPEMTVLLGGLRSLDANYKGVEHGVFTDKPGQLSNDFFVNLLDMSTKWSKVEGQEGLYEGRDRKTGEIKWTATPVDLIFGSNSELRAITEVYASDDAKQKFVDDFIAAWVKVMQLDRFDLK is encoded by the coding sequence ATGAATAGAAAATCTAGAACGATGTTGTCTGCCGTAGCGCTCGCAGTAACAACAACGCTATCAGCCCCGAGCTTTGCTGCAATGAGCGAAGCAAAAACCAACCAATTTTGGTGGCCAGAACAACTAAACCTAAGCCCATTAAGACAACACAGTCCAGAATCCAACCCTTACGGCGCAAATTTTGATTATGCCGCTGAATTTAGCAAACTAGATCTCAAGCAAGTCAAAAAAGACATTGAGCAAACACTCACCGATTCACAAGACTGGTGGCCTGCCGACTGGGGACATTATGGTCCGTTTATGATCCGTATGGCATGGCATAGCGCCGGGGTCTATCGTGTACACGATGGCCGTGGTGGCTCGGCAGGTGGCCAACAACGTTTCGATCCGTTAAACAGCTGGCCTGATAACGCGAACTTAGACAAAGCAAGACGATTATTATGGCCGATTAAACAAAAGTACGGTCGTAGCCTATCGTGGGCAGACTTAATGGTCTTAGCGGGCAATGTTGCGCTCGAGTCAATGGGCTTTAAGACCTTTGGTTTCGCCGGTGGCCGTCAAGACGATTGGGAACCTGATTTAGTTTATTGGGGTCCAGAAGATGCTTTCTTAAAAGACGAGCGTCGTGACAAAAAGGGCAAACTAAAGGGCCCATTGGCAGCAGTTGAAATGGGACTTATTTATGTCAACCCTGAAGGTCCACACGGTAAACCAGATCCATTACTTGCCGCAAAAGATATTCGCATGTCATTTGGTCGCATGGCCATGAACGACGAAGAAGTGGTCGCACTTATCGCGGGTGGTCACACCTTTGGTAAAGCACATGGCGCGAAAAAGCCATCTGATTGTGTGGGTAAAGAACCAGCCGCTGCAGAGATTGAAGCGCAGGGCCTAGGCTGGAAAAATAAATGCGGCACGGGTAAAGGTGCAGACACCACAACAAGCGGTTTAGAAGGGGCTTGGACGGTCACACCAACTCAATGGTCAACCAATTATCTCGACAACCTAATGAACTTCAACTGGGTAATGACAAAAAGCCCAGCAGGCGCGACCCAATGGATCCCTGACAACAAAGCTGCGGCAAACCTAGTGCCAGACGCCCACATTGAAGGTAAACGCCACGCACCAATAATGTTCACCACGGATTTGGCATTAAAATTTGACCCTGAATATCGTAAGGTCATTGAACGCTTCCGCAAAGATCCAAAGCAATATGAGTTGGCGTTCGCGAAAGCTTGGTTCAAATTGACCCACCGTGATATGGGTCCAAGAGCCCGTTATGTAGGTTCAGAAGTACCGAGCGAAGTACTGACTTGGCAAGATCCAATTCCAAAAGCGGATTATAAGATGATTGATAACAAGGACATAAACGCCCTGAAAAAATCAATCTTGAACTCAGGTCTAACAAAGCAAGAACTGATCAGAACGGCATGGTCGGCAGCATCTAGCCACCGTGTTACTGATATGCGTGGTGGTGCAAACGGTGGCCGTTTACGCCTTGAGCCTCAGATAAGTTGGGAGATAAACAACCCTGACGAAGTAAACAAAGTGCTAGCTACATTGACGGACATTCAAACCCGCTTTAATAAGCGCGCTGGCAAAAAAGCAGTCTCTATAGCCGACTTGATTGTGTTAGGTGGTTCTGCGGCAGTTGAAAAAGCCGCAAACGACGCGGGCTACAAAGTAAATGTAGCGTTTAAACCGGGCCGTACCGATGCCTCACAAGCACAAACGGATGTCTTATCATTTAGCTATCTGGAGCCAAAGGCAGACGCATTCCGTAACTACTACAGTGATGAGGCATTTATGTCACCAACAGAAATGTTAGTAGACAAAGCCAATATGCTGGACCTGTCTGTACCAGAAATGACAGTACTATTAGGTGGTCTACGTAGCTTAGACGCAAACTACAAAGGTGTAGAACACGGTGTATTTACTGACAAGCCAGGTCAGTTAAGTAACGACTTCTTTGTTAACCTGCTAGATATGTCGACTAAATGGTCAAAGGTAGAAGGTCAAGAAGGCCTATATGAAGGCCGTGACCGTAAAACTGGAGAGATAAAATGGACGGCAACACCAGTTGATTTAATCTTTGGTTCTAACTCTGAGCTTCGCGCAATTACCGAAGTCTATGCATCGGACGATGCCAAACAGAAGTTTGTAGACGATTTTATCGCTGCTTGGGTGAAGGTAATGCAACTAGACCGCTTTGACTTAAAATAA